In Daphnia pulex isolate KAP4 chromosome 7, ASM2113471v1, one genomic interval encodes:
- the LOC124198543 gene encoding dynein light chain Tctex-type protein 2B-like: MPDKMLDTEEKLPNCYPIKPPLDKKFRPNAVKSIIQTILNEELSGKQYDAEQSPVWCRSIADKIKHKIKDLNYSRYKIIAQVLIGEQRGEGVRMATRCLWDAEADNYATQTFMSDSLFCVAVAYGVYYY; encoded by the exons atgCCTGATAAAATGTTAGACACGGAAGAAAAACTACCAAATTGTTATCCTATAAAACCCCCACTTGACAAAAA GTTCAGACCAAATGCAGTGAAGTCTATAATCCAAACCATACTTAATGAAGAACTAAGTGGAAAGCAGTATGACGCTGAACAGAGTCCAGTATGGTGTAGATCAATAGCAGACAAAATAAAGCATAAAATCAAAG ATCTTAACTATTCTAGGTATAAAATAATTGCACAAGTTCTTATTGGAGAGCAGCGAGGAGAAGGAGTTCGCATGGCTACAAGATGTTTGTGGGATGCAGAAGCAGATAACTATGCAACTCAAACCTTCATGAGT GATTCTCTGTTTTGTGTGGCAGTTGCCTATGGAGTATACTactattaa
- the LOC124198542 gene encoding phosphatidylinositol 3,4,5-trisphosphate 3-phosphatase TPTE2-like isoform X1, producing the protein MSSNALSGGLDNPCFVIDSPELSIQSLQELGTQHIQIDSGDDAQGENFDCASSLSNGSEKYSLENAPPVLTRTSISTSTTSSAPLEHLENFLSDARSSLDDSPVAALRRLSVVKFDPPEEGYLRYRSPIIWKLDRLMQSFPVNLLTTLCILSDLGVVVADVIVNSLVYQIEVSGSADSITNGSNVIYVRDNYVITDFILSVYLLIELLLRIVAVGLIPFVQQWHNDLDALVTFSTFIFSLVDLIVDDTPTSNGLQYRLLQTARLCRLFRIVRVFRIFTMQRRLANAARLMVSRNKRRYQYDGFDLDLTYVTDKIIAMSFPSSGKMSFYRNPMSEVVRLLDTKHPNRYKVYNLCSEHSYSPSYFHGRVANFPIDDHNVPTCRQMIEFTTSVRNWLESDPNNVIAVHCKGGKGRTGTMICVWLVEAELFLKAEDSLVYFGSRRTDTRYGHSFQGVETPSQCRYVHYYERIKENGGDLPPDKKVHLRKIRMEGISQLGKGDGSDFTVEVYDNRGTSPVFQADFRKQHCCQTIFLAREEAVECLLSKAPPIQGDVQIIIRHRSRSVPRGYMNAVLYFWFNCSFIENNRLRLKREELDNPHKSNTWRYFTPDFVVQLDFSECNRIDADASLSVTSPEFL; encoded by the exons ATGAGTTCCAATGCGCTTAGTGGTGGTTTAGACAACCCTTGTTTCGTCATCGACTCGCCCGAACTGTCGATTCAATCATTACAAGAATTGGGTACGCAACATATTCAGATCGATTCTGGTGATGATGCTCAAGGGGAGAATTTTGATTGTGCATCATCTTTGTCCAACGGCAGTGAAAAGTATTCGTTGGAAAATGCGCCTCCCGTATTAACTAGGACAAGTATCAGTACAAGTACTACATCTAGTGCTCCGCTGGAACATTTGGAAAACTTTCTAAGCGATGCTCGATCCAGCTTGGACGATTCTCCAGTTGCTGCCCTAAGGAGACTTAGCGTGGTGAAATTTGATCCACCTGAAGAGGGTTACTTAAG GTACAGATCGCCAATAATATGGAAACTTGATCGTCTAATGCAAAGCTTTCCAGTCAACCTTCTGACCACTCTTTGCATTTTGTCTGATCTCGGAGTCGTAGTTGCAGACGTCATTGTGAACAG TCTGGTATACCAGATAGAAGTTTCAGGAAGCGCTGACAGCATCACAAATGGATCGAACGTCATCTACGTACGAGATAACTACGTCATAACGGATTTCATTTTGTCTGTTTACTTGCTTATTGAGCTTCTTCTACGTATCGTCGCTGTAGG ATTAATCCCTTTTGTTCAACAATGGCACAATGACTTGGATGCCTTGGTGACTTTTTCGACcttcattttctccttggTTGATTTGATCGTTGATGACACCCCGACATCCAACGGCTTACA ATACCG GCTGCTGCAAACCGCTAGATTGTGCCGTCTGTTCAGAATCGTGCGCGTATTCAGAATTTTTACTATGCAGAGGCGCTTGGCCAATGCTGCTAGGCTAATGGTCTCTAGAAACAAGCGCAG ATACCAGTACGACGGATTTGATTTAGATTTAACATATGTCACAG ATAAAATCATTGCGATGAGCTTCCCATCTTCAGGAAAAATGTCCTTTTATCGGAACCCAATGTCT GAAGTCGTCCGACTTTTGGACACAAAACATCCAAATCGCTACAAGGTTTACAATTTATGCAGTGAGCATAGCTACAGCCCGTCCTATTTTCATGGGAGAGTTGCAAATTTTCCGATCGACGATCACAATGTGCCAACTTGTAG gcaaatgattgaatttacTACGAGTGTTCGCAACTGGTTAGAATCTGATCCCAACAACGTGATTGCTGTTCATTGCAAAG GTGGAAAAGGTCGTACGGGAACCATGATATGCGTTTGGCTTGTGGAAGCGGAACTTTTTCTGAAGGCAGAGGATTCTTTGGTTTACTTTGGATCACGCAGAACCGATACCCGATACGGACATTCGTTTCAAGGCGTGGAAACCCCTTCGCAGTGCCGATACGTACACTATTACGAAAGGATTAAAGAAAACGGAGGGGATTTACCACCAGATAAAAAAGTCCATCTACGAAAAATACGGATGGAAG GTATTTCACAGCTGGGAAAGGGGGACGGCTCAGATTTTACCGTTGAAGTTTATGATAACCGAGGCACATCTCCCGTGTTCCAGGCCGATTTTCGGAAACAACATTGCTGCCAG ACTATTTTCCTAGCAAGAGAGGAAGCCGTCGAATGCTTATTAAGCAAGGCACCACCTATTCAGGGGGACGTGCAGATCATAATCCGTCATCGATCG AGGAGCGTGCCTAGAGGCTACATGAATGCTGTTCTTTACTTCTGGTTCAATTGCAGTTTCATAGAGAACAACAG GCTACGGTTAAAACGAGAAGAACTGGACAATCCACACAAATCCAACACTTGGCGGTATTTTACACCTGATTTTGTCGTTCAGCTAGACTTTAGCGAGTGCAATCGAATAGATGCGGATGCAAGTTTGTCCGTGACATCACCCGAATTCTTATAA
- the LOC124198542 gene encoding phosphatidylinositol 3,4,5-trisphosphate 3-phosphatase TPTE2-like isoform X2 translates to MSSNALSGGLDNPCFVIDSPELSIQSLQELGTQHIQIDSGDDAQGENFDCASSLSNGSEKYSLENAPPVLTRTSISTSTTSSAPLEHLENFLSDARSSLDDSPVAALRRLSVVKFDPPEEGYLRSPIIWKLDRLMQSFPVNLLTTLCILSDLGVVVADVIVNSLVYQIEVSGSADSITNGSNVIYVRDNYVITDFILSVYLLIELLLRIVAVGLIPFVQQWHNDLDALVTFSTFIFSLVDLIVDDTPTSNGLQYRLLQTARLCRLFRIVRVFRIFTMQRRLANAARLMVSRNKRRYQYDGFDLDLTYVTDKIIAMSFPSSGKMSFYRNPMSEVVRLLDTKHPNRYKVYNLCSEHSYSPSYFHGRVANFPIDDHNVPTCRQMIEFTTSVRNWLESDPNNVIAVHCKGGKGRTGTMICVWLVEAELFLKAEDSLVYFGSRRTDTRYGHSFQGVETPSQCRYVHYYERIKENGGDLPPDKKVHLRKIRMEGISQLGKGDGSDFTVEVYDNRGTSPVFQADFRKQHCCQTIFLAREEAVECLLSKAPPIQGDVQIIIRHRSRSVPRGYMNAVLYFWFNCSFIENNRLRLKREELDNPHKSNTWRYFTPDFVVQLDFSECNRIDADASLSVTSPEFL, encoded by the exons ATGAGTTCCAATGCGCTTAGTGGTGGTTTAGACAACCCTTGTTTCGTCATCGACTCGCCCGAACTGTCGATTCAATCATTACAAGAATTGGGTACGCAACATATTCAGATCGATTCTGGTGATGATGCTCAAGGGGAGAATTTTGATTGTGCATCATCTTTGTCCAACGGCAGTGAAAAGTATTCGTTGGAAAATGCGCCTCCCGTATTAACTAGGACAAGTATCAGTACAAGTACTACATCTAGTGCTCCGCTGGAACATTTGGAAAACTTTCTAAGCGATGCTCGATCCAGCTTGGACGATTCTCCAGTTGCTGCCCTAAGGAGACTTAGCGTGGTGAAATTTGATCCACCTGAAGAGGGTTACTTAAG ATCGCCAATAATATGGAAACTTGATCGTCTAATGCAAAGCTTTCCAGTCAACCTTCTGACCACTCTTTGCATTTTGTCTGATCTCGGAGTCGTAGTTGCAGACGTCATTGTGAACAG TCTGGTATACCAGATAGAAGTTTCAGGAAGCGCTGACAGCATCACAAATGGATCGAACGTCATCTACGTACGAGATAACTACGTCATAACGGATTTCATTTTGTCTGTTTACTTGCTTATTGAGCTTCTTCTACGTATCGTCGCTGTAGG ATTAATCCCTTTTGTTCAACAATGGCACAATGACTTGGATGCCTTGGTGACTTTTTCGACcttcattttctccttggTTGATTTGATCGTTGATGACACCCCGACATCCAACGGCTTACA ATACCG GCTGCTGCAAACCGCTAGATTGTGCCGTCTGTTCAGAATCGTGCGCGTATTCAGAATTTTTACTATGCAGAGGCGCTTGGCCAATGCTGCTAGGCTAATGGTCTCTAGAAACAAGCGCAG ATACCAGTACGACGGATTTGATTTAGATTTAACATATGTCACAG ATAAAATCATTGCGATGAGCTTCCCATCTTCAGGAAAAATGTCCTTTTATCGGAACCCAATGTCT GAAGTCGTCCGACTTTTGGACACAAAACATCCAAATCGCTACAAGGTTTACAATTTATGCAGTGAGCATAGCTACAGCCCGTCCTATTTTCATGGGAGAGTTGCAAATTTTCCGATCGACGATCACAATGTGCCAACTTGTAG gcaaatgattgaatttacTACGAGTGTTCGCAACTGGTTAGAATCTGATCCCAACAACGTGATTGCTGTTCATTGCAAAG GTGGAAAAGGTCGTACGGGAACCATGATATGCGTTTGGCTTGTGGAAGCGGAACTTTTTCTGAAGGCAGAGGATTCTTTGGTTTACTTTGGATCACGCAGAACCGATACCCGATACGGACATTCGTTTCAAGGCGTGGAAACCCCTTCGCAGTGCCGATACGTACACTATTACGAAAGGATTAAAGAAAACGGAGGGGATTTACCACCAGATAAAAAAGTCCATCTACGAAAAATACGGATGGAAG GTATTTCACAGCTGGGAAAGGGGGACGGCTCAGATTTTACCGTTGAAGTTTATGATAACCGAGGCACATCTCCCGTGTTCCAGGCCGATTTTCGGAAACAACATTGCTGCCAG ACTATTTTCCTAGCAAGAGAGGAAGCCGTCGAATGCTTATTAAGCAAGGCACCACCTATTCAGGGGGACGTGCAGATCATAATCCGTCATCGATCG AGGAGCGTGCCTAGAGGCTACATGAATGCTGTTCTTTACTTCTGGTTCAATTGCAGTTTCATAGAGAACAACAG GCTACGGTTAAAACGAGAAGAACTGGACAATCCACACAAATCCAACACTTGGCGGTATTTTACACCTGATTTTGTCGTTCAGCTAGACTTTAGCGAGTGCAATCGAATAGATGCGGATGCAAGTTTGTCCGTGACATCACCCGAATTCTTATAA